The Alicyclobacillus macrosporangiidus CPP55 genome segment TGAAACGGGGTGTGAACACTTCACCGCTTCTCGCCTGGGACCCCAGTTGCAGTTGAGCGTCCTTGAGGTCTGAGACTCTCCAATGACGACGCACGTCGTCCGTTACCGCTCCCGCCTGCCACAAGGTGATGAATGGTTCGCCCCGCAACACCGACTTGGAACGTGCGGGTGCACCGTACCTGACCGCCCATTCTCGTCCGTTGTCATATTTGTCGATTTCGATGTGGTCACTCAATCCGAGCTCCTTCACGACCGCCCGGTCGAGCCCCATCAACGGGAACGGACATTGACGTACCGCGTCGTGCGGCCGGACACGAGTCGGGATTCCGCCGAGGACATCGCGCAGCTTTCACAGCCGCATCCTCTTTCCATCCGGGGGTAAGGCAAACTCGCGCCTGGAAACCGGTACGTTCCACTCGATGTCCTCCATCACTTCTCGGAACACACATCCGCGCCCATTCCAATACTCGATTCTCCTGGGAAGGCCGTCTTCCGGATGAACCCAGAAATGGACGCTCTCACATCCCTCATCGTCCTTCGTGGTGACGTCGGGATCAAGCCCCACCCACAGGTGCCATAACCGTTCGCCCTGCTCAGGCGGCATGACCACCAAGTCATCTCGGGTCAATAACTCTTTCCAAAGATGTCCCAACATGAACGATGGATCCGAATCGCGCGGGACCTGTGCTTCCTGAATCGCGTTGGTCCTAGCCATGCACACCCGCATGCCGCGTCCGTGGATCACGGTGACGACGCTCCCGGCTTCCGCTGATTCCGTTTCGGTCCGCAGCCAATTGGGTGCACGCCACGTATACCGGGCGCGCTGTCTGCGATCAGGCTGCCCGGATGACGGCCATTCCCGTGTGAGCGTGAACCTCAGGCTCTTCATGGTGGCCCAAGCCCTGGCCAAGGTGTCGCAAACCGTTTGAGGATTTACCTCCGCCCCTGTACCCAATGCAGACAGGACATTGTCCAAAGATGCGGTGGTATGCTCGTGACCGGCATCAACGCCCCCATCCTCCTTCAGGGCGGCTTGCAAGTGCTGCCTTGCCCTGGACAAACGCGATTTGACGGTCCCGGCCGGGATTTGCAGAAAGGAGGCCACATCCCGGATAGGCCATTGATAGATGCCTGCCAACACGAACACCTGTTTCAACTCCAACGGCAGACTTTCAAGCGCTCGTTCCAGATCCAGTTTCAAAGCGGTACTCCGTTCCTGGTCTGCGCCGATCGCCACCTCCCTCACCTCCCCGGCCTGCTGCCGATACTCTCGCATCAACGCGCGATACGCTTGCGTCTTTACAATCTGAAAGAACCAACGTGGAAACGCCTGTGGATTCCGTAACTCGGACAGGTGGCGTGCGGCGATCAGCCAGCTTTCCTGGACAACATCTTCGGCCAAATCTGGATCACGGCAGAACTGCGTGACCCAATTCAGCGCGGGTGCGCTGAACATGGATACAAGCGTCTTCCATGCCTCGGGCAATCCCTGGCGACACTGCTCGACCAGTTGCGTGACTTCCATGGTCCTCACCTCTTTCACGGTTGTCACCCGTAATGATTCGAAAAGAGGCATGAAGGTTCTCACCGTGACCCCTCGAAGGTTCACGTCCGCCACACGAAGCCACAACGATACTATCAAACATAGGTTGTCATCGAGCCGGGCCGAAACACCGTTGGTAGAACATCTTTCAGGGGCTCCCGAGAAGTGCAAGCGACTGAGCGATGGTGCGCGTCGCGGGACAACACAGTGGGCTGGGTCTCTTCATAGACTGAAAGATGACACGGACGGACTATTGACATCTCACGATTAGCCGATAAGATAAGAATGCGTGTATAATCGGTGGTTTTTACCAGCCACCCTTTCCGAAATCACATGAATACATTCATCTGTATCTTATTGGTTTTCTTTCTGCCACCGCGCGGTAATGCAATTCCCGGAAATTCCGTATCGAAATAACAAAATCTTAATTTCAAGTTCATTATACCTCTATATAGAGATATATAGAGAAATTGGTTTTTTTCTGGTTTTATGTTCAATTTATAGGTAATTTACCCAGTGCAATTCGCAAGATGAAATCGTAGAGCTGCAATAAAGCGGGTGATGCGATGGTTTAAGTCTTCCCGAACCCGAGATCAGGCGTACGGTTCCGCGAGGATGGACATCCACTTCCTTCCACCCTCTGCAACCTGTACACTTTGCTTTTTGTCGGCGAACCGAAAGCAAGGCAACATTCTCGTTATGAATTTGGCCTTAACTCAGCAGTATCGAAGACCCTGCGAACGCATTTCCGGGCGAACAGCCTGAGTCCCTGTTCGTGGTGGCGCTTCGTGTTTCGCGATACTCCTTGCGGCAATACTCAGCGTATTCCTTGTTGTTGTACCCGCAAGGAGTTCGTTGCGTCAATGAGGGAGTATCCCAAACAGGAACTTCCGGTTCTCGTCAGTGGGGTGTCGTCAAATCCCACGAAGGCTCAACCCTGACAAAATTACATAACCAGGAACGCTATGGTTCAGAGCACTCCAGGAGGGATATCGATTGATTCCGGATACCATTCATCATTTCATTTCGTATGTGAATCGTGACTATGTCCTGGAGTATGTGTCACCTGTAGCTCGGGCCTTGCTCGGCTACGATCCCAACGAACTGGTTGGGAAGAATTTTAGAGATCTCCTTCATCCGAGTGATGTGGCGTGTTTTAATGACCTCGTTGCGAAGAAGCTTCAAGGTGAAGATACCTATGGTTTCATCTGTCGTTTGCGGCACAAAGACGGCAGGTACCTGTCGTTTGAGACCATCGCAAAAGTCGTTCGACATGATGAAGGCATATTATTGCGTCTGATCAGTGTGAGACACGATATCGCGGGCAGTAAGAATTCGGAGGATCGATTGGCACGTCTGAACAAACAGTACGAACTCATATTTACAGGTACCACTGAAGGGATTGTGGGATTTGATGAAAACGGAACCACGACATTTGTCAATCCGGCCGCAGCGATGATGCTGGGCTACACGGAAGATGAATTCATCGGAACACCTCAACACCGAATTCTCCACCATGCAAAGTCCATGCGTTCAATGGATTCCATAGATTCAGATAAAGATTCTCCAATTTACTCAACTCTCCGTGAAGGAACCACCCACTTTGTAGACGATGATGTGTTTTGGAGAAAAGACGGGACGAGCTTACCTGTCCAGTATACGAGTACGCCCATTGTGGAAGATGGCAAGATTACCGGTAGCGTGGTTCATTTTCGCGACATCTCCGACCAGAAACGAATGAGCCAACAATTGGCTCATGCAGTACGTATAGCCGGTCTCGGGCATTGGGACTGGGACATTGTGAACGACCATATCACCCTGTCGGACCAGATGCAACGAATATTGGGTTTAGCGCATGGTGAAGCGGGTCTGACGTACGCAACATTCCTTGAGTTCGTACACCCAGACGATGTGCAGCGAGTCCAACACGCTGTGATGAACTCTCTACATAACAAGTATCTGCCCTTGGACTGCGAGTGGCGAATCATCAGAAATGACGGAAGTATCCGTCATCTGCATGGGCAAGGTGAAGTGCTCTTTGATACGACTGGTGATCCAGTACGGATGATTGGAACCGTACGTGACATCACCGAATGGAAGGAACAGGAGCGGCTCCTATATGAAAATCAATCCTTGATGAAATACAATCCGGATGGTGTGTGCGCCTTGGATTTAACCGGAAAATATACCGATGTCAATGATGCCTTTGAGAAGCTTGTGGGTTACACAAAGGGCGAGTTGATTGGTAAAGACTATCGGGAATTGATCGTGTTCCCTGAGGACGT includes the following:
- a CDS encoding RNA polymerase sigma factor; translation: MEVTQLVEQCRQGLPEAWKTLVSMFSAPALNWVTQFCRDPDLAEDVVQESWLIAARHLSELRNPQAFPRWFFQIVKTQAYRALMREYRQQAGEVREVAIGADQERSTALKLDLERALESLPLELKQVFVLAGIYQWPIRDVASFLQIPAGTVKSRLSRARQHLQAALKEDGGVDAGHEHTTASLDNVLSALGTGAEVNPQTVCDTLARAWATMKSLRFTLTREWPSSGQPDRRQRARYTWRAPNWLRTETESAEAGSVVTVIHGRGMRVCMARTNAIQEAQVPRDSDPSFMLGHLWKELLTRDDLVVMPPEQGERLWHLWVGLDPDVTTKDDEGCESVHFWVHPEDGLPRRIEYWNGRGCVFREVMEDIEWNVPVSRREFALPPDGKRMRL